Proteins from a genomic interval of Ndongobacter massiliensis:
- a CDS encoding chromate transporter has protein sequence MLTALFLVFLKIGSFAFGGGYAVLPLIRSFVVEEMGWLTTRELTDLVSLSQMTPGPIAINSATFIGTKVAGLPGAITATLANVLPQFVLMMTLGYFLFGGRKLRFLDKILAALKPAIVGLIAIAALSMTEESLFLPGHAWSASHLSFLGLIGFLIGFYLYRIRKWSLIRMISLAAAFGLVLHAAFPTLL, from the coding sequence ATGTTGACGGCGCTTTTTCTTGTTTTTTTGAAGATCGGCTCTTTTGCCTTCGGCGGTGGCTATGCCGTGTTGCCTCTCATTCGTTCTTTTGTAGTGGAAGAGATGGGTTGGCTAACGACGCGCGAGCTGACGGATCTCGTTTCGCTTTCACAAATGACGCCGGGTCCCATTGCAATCAATTCCGCGACCTTTATCGGCACCAAAGTGGCGGGCTTGCCCGGTGCGATTACGGCAACATTGGCGAATGTCCTGCCACAATTTGTGCTGATGATGACATTGGGTTATTTCCTGTTCGGAGGACGCAAATTGCGCTTTCTGGATAAAATTCTGGCGGCGCTGAAACCCGCCATTGTCGGGCTGATTGCGATTGCCGCGCTGTCGATGACGGAAGAATCGCTGTTTCTTCCGGGCCATGCGTGGAGTGCTTCTCACCTGAGTTTTCTCGGGCTTATCGGATTTTTGATCGGCTTTTACCTCTATCGCATCCGCAAATGGAGTTTGATTCGCATGATTTCGCTGGCGGCGGCATTTGGTCTGGTATTGCATGCAGCGTTTCCGACGCTGCTTTGA
- a CDS encoding chromate transporter: MKETENIQKRPAISLWTLFFTFLKINTFTFGGGYTIVPVIRDEFIQRLKLIDEDEMLDLVALAQSGPGPMAISTSLLTGYRVRGPFGAITCLIASVLPCLVIITLLFYAYEAVSTNPWAQAAFAVMGGVISAVLILTTVDMAKTALRKHRKFGLVLMIASFSSSYFFSVNTALIILFSGLIGLIVFSIVDEGRVH; this comes from the coding sequence ATGAAGGAAACCGAGAACATACAAAAGCGTCCGGCAATCAGTTTATGGACGCTCTTTTTTACTTTTTTGAAAATCAACACCTTTACCTTCGGCGGGGGCTACACGATTGTACCCGTCATTCGCGATGAATTCATTCAGCGTTTGAAACTTATTGATGAAGATGAAATGCTTGACCTTGTTGCCCTCGCGCAGTCGGGACCGGGTCCGATGGCAATCAGCACCTCGCTGTTGACGGGTTACCGCGTGCGCGGTCCGTTCGGCGCGATCACGTGTTTAATCGCCTCCGTGCTTCCCTGTCTGGTGATTATTACACTTTTATTTTATGCCTATGAGGCGGTATCGACGAATCCATGGGCGCAGGCCGCTTTTGCGGTGATGGGCGGTGTAATCAGTGCGGTACTGATTTTGACGACGGTAGATATGGCCAAAACGGCATTGCGTAAGCACAGGAAATTCGGCCTTGTTTTGATGATCGCTTCCTTTTCGTCCAGTTATTTCTTTTCCGTCAATACGGCATTGATCATTCTTTTTTCCGGACTTATCGGATTGATCGTTTTTTCCATTGTTGACGAAGGGAGGGTGCACTGA
- a CDS encoding DegV family protein codes for MLRILTDTGADLTASTARQWQVECISLPIEFADGPYIQREEPDFDRFYEKLATSTQLPHTSRPVFGDLLQTFEAIDEAGDEAIVLLLSSKISGTYESAYKALDLSGAKGIYIVDSRAGTLVQHLLVERLVQWRDEGCTAEVLCARLQEAIRCVRGMALVDTLQYLRKGGRIPGALATIGEMIRIKPIIYFAPDGTLELLKKTRGHKAGLSKMYNLFQQWDLEEQGIIQIAYSGQETRAMAASFAETLQELRPQAQFRISPIGGVVGTHIGPGALAVSGFSKQPWR; via the coding sequence ATGCTTCGAATCTTGACGGATACCGGTGCCGACTTGACAGCCTCCACCGCGCGGCAATGGCAGGTGGAATGCATCTCGCTACCGATTGAGTTTGCTGATGGTCCTTATATACAAAGAGAAGAACCGGACTTTGATCGCTTTTACGAAAAGTTAGCGACAAGTACGCAATTGCCGCATACCAGTCGTCCGGTATTCGGAGATTTATTGCAAACCTTTGAAGCGATCGATGAGGCCGGCGATGAAGCAATCGTGCTTCTTCTTTCTTCCAAAATCAGCGGCACATATGAATCCGCTTATAAGGCGTTGGATCTATCAGGAGCCAAGGGCATTTATATTGTAGATTCCCGCGCAGGAACACTGGTGCAGCACCTGCTCGTTGAAAGACTGGTACAGTGGCGCGATGAAGGATGCACGGCGGAAGTTCTCTGTGCGCGGCTGCAGGAGGCAATTCGCTGCGTGCGGGGCATGGCTTTGGTTGACACGCTTCAGTATCTGCGCAAGGGCGGTCGCATTCCCGGTGCACTTGCGACAATCGGGGAAATGATACGGATCAAACCGATCATTTATTTTGCACCGGACGGAACGCTGGAACTTTTGAAAAAAACGCGTGGCCATAAAGCAGGTCTCTCAAAGATGTATAATCTCTTCCAACAATGGGACCTAGAAGAACAAGGGATCATTCAGATCGCATACAGCGGGCAGGAAACACGCGCAATGGCGGCATCTTTTGCGGAGACTCTGCAGGAACTCCGTCCACAGGCTCAGTTTCGCATTTCGCCCATCGGCGGGGTGGTAGGCACACATATCGGCCCGGGTGCGCTGGCGGTCAGCGGATTTTCCAAACAACCGTGGCGCTAA